The following coding sequences lie in one Bacteroides helcogenes P 36-108 genomic window:
- a CDS encoding PfkB family carbohydrate kinase: MSTHSLCCIGYITQDKIVTPHNSVYMPGGTSFYFAHAIKHLNADGFLLVTALADSDMNVVEEIRKEGIDVKVLPSARSVCFENIYGENQNERIQRVTAKADPFTIEGLRDIDARIIHLGSLLADDFSLDIIKYLSGKALLSVDVQGFLRKVDNEQVLPIDWQEKREALKYIHILKANEAEMEVLTGCTEPYEAALLIADWGVKEVLLTLGDKGSLIYSKGQFHEIPAYPALQIVDATGCGDTYMVGYLYMRNQGASYREAGCYAAAMCTIKLQLHGPFCGTKETIKEVIGNL; the protein is encoded by the coding sequence ATGAGTACGCATAGCTTATGTTGCATCGGATACATCACTCAAGATAAAATAGTCACCCCTCACAATTCCGTATATATGCCTGGAGGCACATCTTTTTATTTCGCCCATGCCATCAAGCATTTGAATGCCGACGGCTTTCTGTTGGTAACGGCTTTGGCTGATTCCGACATGAATGTTGTAGAAGAAATAAGAAAAGAAGGTATTGATGTAAAAGTGCTGCCAAGTGCCCGTTCCGTCTGCTTTGAAAACATTTACGGGGAAAACCAGAATGAACGGATACAGCGTGTCACAGCAAAAGCCGATCCATTCACTATAGAAGGATTGCGAGACATCGATGCACGGATAATCCATTTGGGCAGCTTGCTTGCCGATGATTTCTCTTTGGATATTATTAAGTATCTGTCCGGTAAAGCACTCCTTTCCGTAGATGTGCAGGGATTTCTCAGAAAAGTAGATAATGAGCAGGTATTGCCGATAGATTGGCAAGAAAAAAGAGAGGCATTGAAATACATCCACATACTGAAAGCCAATGAAGCAGAGATGGAAGTTCTCACCGGATGTACAGAACCGTATGAAGCCGCACTTCTGATCGCGGACTGGGGAGTAAAAGAAGTGCTTTTGACATTGGGAGACAAAGGTTCGCTGATTTACTCAAAAGGACAATTCCATGAAATTCCCGCCTATCCTGCACTCCAGATTGTGGATGCTACCGGATGTGGTGATACTTATATGGTAGGATACCTGTACATGCGCAACCAAGGCGCTTCTTACCGGGAAGCCGGATGTTATGCGGCCGCCATGTGCACCATCAAGCTGCAATTGCACGGACCTTTCTGCGGAACGAAAGAAACCATAAAAGAAGTAATCGGCAATTTGTGA
- a CDS encoding MBL fold metallo-hydrolase: MNLKRRRIVVVTGIVVSVIAVAAIVGIIFINRPDFGRTPRGERLERIKKSPNYRDGQFHNLHNTLTMTARKGRLMALWDFLFEKREGLRPEKEMPVIKTNLKDIKRHENVLVWFGHSSYFIQLDGKRILVDPVFCMASPVSFVNKPFRGTEVYKPEDMPDVDYLVITHDHWDHLDYQTVVQLKDRIGKVICPLGVGEHFEYWGFDKRRLVELDWFEDALLDEVFVIHCLPARHFSGRFLNGNQSLWASFLIEAPSQNIFMGGDGGYDTHFSKIGRDYPQIDLAILENGQYDEDWKYIHTMPMYLEQVVKDLRASRYLTVHHSKYALAKHLWNEPLENVKKLRGKNSLDILMPMIGEVVHL, translated from the coding sequence ATGAATTTGAAAAGGAGAAGAATAGTTGTGGTAACAGGTATTGTAGTGAGTGTTATAGCCGTCGCGGCTATTGTGGGAATTATATTTATCAATCGGCCTGATTTTGGGAGGACGCCTCGTGGAGAACGTCTGGAACGTATCAAAAAATCACCTAATTATAGAGACGGACAGTTTCACAACCTGCATAATACATTGACGATGACTGCCAGGAAAGGTCGGTTGATGGCACTGTGGGATTTTCTGTTTGAGAAACGGGAAGGTTTACGCCCTGAAAAGGAAATGCCGGTCATAAAAACGAATCTGAAGGATATAAAAAGGCACGAAAATGTGTTGGTGTGGTTTGGTCATTCTTCATACTTCATTCAGTTGGATGGAAAACGTATTTTGGTAGATCCCGTGTTTTGCATGGCCTCTCCGGTTTCATTTGTCAACAAACCGTTTAGGGGAACGGAAGTTTACAAACCGGAGGATATGCCGGATGTTGATTATCTCGTGATTACGCATGACCATTGGGATCATTTGGATTATCAGACTGTTGTACAACTAAAGGATAGGATTGGCAAAGTCATTTGTCCTTTAGGAGTGGGCGAGCATTTTGAATATTGGGGATTTGATAAAAGGCGTTTGGTGGAATTGGACTGGTTTGAAGATGCTTTGTTGGATGAAGTTTTTGTGATTCATTGCTTGCCAGCCCGCCATTTTTCCGGACGTTTTCTGAATGGCAATCAGTCGCTTTGGGCATCTTTCCTTATTGAGGCTCCTTCGCAGAATATATTCATGGGAGGTGATGGCGGATATGATACACATTTCTCTAAAATTGGCAGAGATTATCCGCAGATAGATTTGGCTATTCTGGAAAACGGGCAATATGATGAAGATTGGAAATATATTCATACCATGCCCATGTACTTGGAACAGGTTGTCAAAGATTTACGTGCAAGCAGGTATCTGACGGTCCATCATTCTAAATATGCATTGGCAAAACATCTTTGGAATGAGCCATTAGAGAATGTAAAGAAATTGAGAGGTAAAAATTCACTTGATATTTTGATGCCAATGATAGGAGAGGTGGTTCATCTGTAA
- a CDS encoding 1-deoxy-D-xylulose-5-phosphate synthase, whose protein sequence is MYLENIYSPADVKKLSFGELNELSCEIRTFLLQKLSKHGGHFGPNFGMVEATIALHYVFDSPNDKIVFDVSHQSYVHKMLTGRKDAFIYPNRYDEVSGYSEPQESEHDFFVIGHTSTSVSLASGLAKGRDLNGENENIIAVIGDGSLSGGEAFEALDYVAELGTNMIIIINDNQMSIAENHGGLYRNLQELRESNGKCECNFFRAMGLDYMYVAEGNNVETLVKAFSAVKDISHPIVVHINTLKGKGYKPAEKDKEAYHWRAPFNTETGKLKEDYGDVEDYADITARYLLEKMQEDRRIVGITSGTPTVMGFTLDRRQKAGKQFVDVGIAEEHAVALASGIAANGGKPVYGVYSTFIQRAYDQLSQDLCINNNPAVLLIFWGSLSSMNDVTHLCFFDIPLISNIPNMVYLAPTCKEEYLAMLEWSIRQNEHPVAIRVPAMEVIFCNEPVDTDYSELNRYKVVHRGSKVAVVALGSFFGLGQSVISLLKEKTGIDATLINPRYITGVDNELMDRLKTDHQLVITLEDGVLDGGFGEKIARHYAATDMKVLNYGASKKFVDRYDVQELLRANRLTDEQIVEDIRKIGNFAQIVQ, encoded by the coding sequence ATGTATTTGGAAAATATTTACTCACCTGCCGACGTAAAGAAACTATCGTTTGGAGAATTAAATGAACTAAGTTGTGAAATCCGCACATTCCTGCTACAAAAATTAAGCAAACATGGCGGACACTTCGGCCCAAACTTTGGAATGGTAGAAGCAACTATCGCTCTACATTATGTATTCGATTCACCAAATGATAAAATAGTATTCGATGTTTCGCACCAAAGCTATGTGCACAAAATGCTGACCGGGCGTAAAGATGCATTCATCTACCCCAATAGATACGATGAAGTATCCGGATACTCCGAACCGCAAGAAAGCGAACACGACTTCTTTGTCATCGGACATACTTCCACTTCTGTCAGTCTGGCAAGCGGATTGGCCAAGGGACGAGATCTAAATGGAGAAAATGAAAATATCATAGCCGTGATAGGTGACGGCTCACTAAGTGGCGGTGAAGCATTTGAAGCTCTGGACTATGTAGCAGAACTCGGCACGAATATGATTATCATCATCAATGACAATCAAATGTCCATTGCCGAAAATCACGGCGGCTTATATCGCAATTTGCAAGAATTGCGCGAAAGTAACGGAAAGTGTGAATGCAACTTTTTCCGTGCCATGGGGCTGGATTATATGTATGTGGCAGAAGGGAACAATGTGGAAACTTTAGTCAAAGCTTTTTCTGCCGTAAAAGACATCAGTCATCCCATAGTAGTGCACATCAATACACTGAAAGGCAAGGGATATAAACCTGCTGAGAAGGATAAAGAGGCTTATCACTGGCGCGCTCCGTTCAATACAGAAACAGGAAAGCTAAAGGAAGATTATGGTGATGTGGAAGACTATGCAGATATAACAGCCCGTTACTTATTGGAAAAGATGCAAGAAGACCGGCGTATTGTAGGCATCACCTCCGGCACTCCCACCGTTATGGGCTTCACGCTCGACCGTCGCCAAAAAGCAGGTAAACAGTTCGTTGATGTCGGCATTGCCGAAGAACATGCCGTGGCACTGGCTTCTGGTATCGCTGCCAATGGAGGAAAGCCTGTTTATGGGGTATATAGCACTTTTATCCAGCGCGCATACGATCAGCTTTCACAAGATCTTTGCATCAACAACAACCCGGCAGTTCTATTGATTTTTTGGGGCTCTTTATCTTCCATGAATGATGTCACTCACCTCTGCTTCTTCGATATTCCACTCATAAGCAACATCCCCAATATGGTTTATCTGGCGCCGACCTGCAAAGAAGAATATCTTGCCATGCTGGAATGGAGTATCCGGCAAAATGAGCACCCTGTTGCCATCCGTGTACCTGCTATGGAGGTTATCTTCTGCAACGAGCCAGTGGACACTGATTATAGTGAACTCAACCGTTACAAAGTAGTTCATCGCGGTTCCAAAGTGGCCGTCGTAGCTTTAGGTTCATTCTTTGGATTAGGGCAATCTGTCATATCGCTGCTGAAGGAAAAAACAGGCATTGACGCTACACTCATTAACCCGCGCTACATTACTGGAGTAGACAATGAACTCATGGACAGATTGAAGACAGATCATCAACTGGTCATCACTTTGGAAGACGGTGTGTTGGATGGAGGCTTCGGCGAAAAGATTGCCCGCCATTATGCCGCCACTGACATGAAAGTTCTCAATTACGGGGCCAGTAAAAAGTTTGTAGACCGCTATGATGTACAAGAATTACTCCGTGCCAACAGACTGACAGACGAGCAAATAGTAGAAGATATTCGGAAAATTGGGAACTTCGCACAAATCGTGCAATAA